ACTATGACCTCAAAAACGACTTATGTACACGACCCTACGACCCataaacgaaacgaaacgaacgACTTATTCCAGCACTTAATTTGTTCttttaccaaaagaaaacctttaaagaaaaaataaaatacaaagctGGAATTGATTTTTTATTGCCCaaaacacacccacacacatacacacacacacacacagagaataTAGATGAAAGACTTCTATATACTCACGTCTATATATAGcaccatatacatatacatatatacaaacaGATGTGTATATATGAAGCGTTATGTATGCCATATGcgttatatttatatttgacaatatatattttattatctTTGTTGTACTTGTTTTGTTGTTGAATATTAACCATTTTTGTAAAACACACAAATCTCAAAAAATTTGTCCGAACTAATTTTCTTATCGAACAAACGAAACGTATTTTTCTCGTGTTTTTTCTGAATATGATGATGTAAATcacaatgatgatgatgatgatgatgatgatgatgggttTTTGATGATGATGTGCGCTCTCaacatgatgatgatgatgataatggaTGTTAACGGATGATAATGGATGATAATGGATGATaatggattggattggattggatttgGTTTGTCTCCGTGGTCGCTTGCAATGGATGCTGACTCTGTGGTGCCAACGCTGGATCGTCGTCGTACCCTGGATCCTTGTGGATTGTATTGATTGGCCCGGCCTCgtggacgacgacgacgactatCTGCGGACTATGCTGGACAATCGGATCGcctatataaatatatatctatttttgtttcttttttctctttctttttttgtttctttttctctctttcAAATTACATACTGTTtgccacacacgcacacacaacgCACTATCTGTGTACGCGTCTGTATCTGCCACCCACCgaactgccactgccactgcaacGACAACCTCGCCCCGCCTTGCAACAACCCACTACCAAATTCGCTCTCAAATGCTCGCCCCGCCGTCGTTTCGCTACCTTTCAACGGATCAACGAATGTACCACCCATCAATACAATCCAATCGCTACCACAACCAACCACCAACCACCTGCAACAacttcaacaacaacaacacataCGTCCccacgtcgtcgtcgtcgattGCTCCTCCGCTCCTCGAATGCTCCTCGAATGCTCGCTCGCTTGCCCAAACAGACAGCCAAGCCCGTCATCCAAGATGATGCTGATGGTCACTTAATTTACCACACCGGAGACATTCTCCACCACAGATGTTCGTgacaattttttgtttttaattttcctTCCATATTTATGTTTAGAAAagaaccaaacaaaaaaagaaaaacactcAACTCAAAGTCAAAgccaaacaaaaagaaaagaaaaaataacAAGAGAAAGGCAAAACAAAAGGCTACTTCTACTCCTACTCTCCTACTGTCTTCTCTACTCGTAACTCTCTTATTAGTTCAAACTCTTTCCAAGTTTTCTTTATTATTTGTTAATTatccacacacacgcacacacacacacacacacaaacacaacagAAAGGTCGAAAGTCGCGTCGCGCCGCGCCAAATTTTCACACAATTTTCGACAGTTACTTCCTTTCAAGCAATTTGTCTTTGAATTAAACTTTTGCCTCGAACTAAATTATCCCCGTCCCCATTTGGGAAAACTTTCGCTCGCGCGCCGCACACAATAATAATTAACGAAATAatattgaaaatgaaaaatgaaaacTCAAACTCATTTGCGCACACTTTTTGCCTAGAGTCCTCCGATTCGGTTATTGGGTGTAGACCAGACCTCATCGTATTTAGTTGCTATTAAAGTGTTACTACAGGTCTAGCTTTAGAACAGACAGTACTAACTAACGTTTAACACCAACCACTCTCGATGCAATTGGCTGAGACACTACTAAAAAACTGCCTTCCTTTTGCCAAATTTCAGATAAGATCATGGCCACACTCGGCGAGGGCACTTTCGGACGTGTGGTCAAGGTCAAAGACATGGAGCGGTAAGTCCTCGAATCTAGCCTCTAGCCCTGTAACTAATGCCTTCTCCCTTTTCAGTGATTACTGCATGGCCTTAAAGATTATCAAGAATGTGGAAAAGTATCGCGAAGCTGCCAAGCTGGAGATCAACGCCTTGGAGAAGATTGCACAAAAGGATCCGCATTGTGATCAGTGAGTCTGCCATTTCCCACATCCCTAATCAATCCTCTACAACTGCATTTCCCTCTATCTTCTGCTCTACAGCTTGTGCGTGAAAATGGTTGACTGGTTTGATTACCATGGACATATGTGCATAGTTTTTGAGATGTTGGGTCTAAGTGTTTTCGATTTTTTGGTAAGTCAATTAGAGATTGAGTCATTCTGCATGTCATTATCtgatttttgtattattttagCGAGAGAACAACTATGAGCCATACCCGCTGGACCAAGTGCGCCACATGGCCTATCAATTATGCTATTCTGTGAAATTTTTACATGACAATCGTTTAACGCACACAGATCTCAAACCGGAGAACATACTGTTTGTCGACTCGGATTACTCGGCTCACTATAACCATAAGATTGTAAGTGAAGATTGTAAGCACTTGCACTTCAATCATAGATTATAACGCACGCCTCTTTATCTAGCAGAACCGGGAGGTTCGACGTGTCAAGAACACGGACGTTCGTCTGATTGACTTCGGTTCGGCCACCTTCGATCATGAGCACCACAGCACAATTGTCTCGACGCGACACTATCGCGCGCCCGAGGTCATACTGGAGCTGGGCTGGTCACAGCCATGCGATGTCTGGTCCATTGGGTAAGGAGTGGACTAAAAGCTTGTACCATTTGCATCCTCTTATACCATTTACTCTTGACAGCTGCATCTTGTTTGAGCTATATCTGGGAATCACACTCTTCCAAACGCACGACAATCGCGAGCATCTGGCCATGATGGAGCGCATCTTGGGACAAATACCATATCGCATGGCACGGTAATACAATGCAGCTCATGCTTTCATATTCTAAAGCGCAGTTCCCTTCACCGAAATCGTCTAATGTGTAGCAACCATACTCTTTATagcaaaaccaaaacaaagtACTTCTACCACGGTAAGTTGGATTGGGATGAGAAGTCCAGTGCGGGACGCTATGTGCGCGACCACTGCAAGCCGTTGTTCCTGTGCCAACTGAGCGACAGCGAGGACCACTGCGAGCTGTTTGGCTTGATCAAGAAGATGCTGGAGTATGAGCCATCATCCCGCATCACGTTAGGTGAGATAGAGACCTACATCTAGACTatctattttgtttttgtgctaACCGAAACCGTTCATCCAATCCTTCAGGTGAGGCCCTACGCCATCCCTTCTTTGACCGGCTGCCACCGCATCAGCGGGTTGGTGAAATGAGCAGCAAGCAGCCCCTCTCgtcgggcagcagcagccgcgaGCGATCGCACAGTCTGTCCAGATGAGAATTACAGCGATTTGGTTATTGTTGACAGGCAACGTTAATCAAGCGTCCAATCATGCAAACTTacacaaaagcaacaacacaACGCGACAACAGACGTCCAGGGACGGGTACGTCCTGGAGCAGCAGAAGCGGAGAGCAAGCGCAGCGACCACAACGGCGAACCCTATTTTAAGTGCTAAAAGTCTTTTACTTTTTAGTTTTGTTAACTTGACTTGTATAGAGTTGTTTCTTATACAAAAATCCTACATTGTTTtctcatatacatatatactatacCACTTTACCATGCGCATGTTGCTGCGCATCATTCAGAGCTGTGTAGCGCCACGATTGCGCCTGTGCATTGTATCATACCCGCCTATAGTGTTTGTTTTGTTATAATAACCAAATCGTGTATAATATTGATAGTGCGGTGCGTTCCCCCACAAACCCCGACACCGACACTGATTGAATGAACCAACCAACCTAATTGTAAATGTCATTGAAATGTGAGCACCTCGAGATGGATGCAAAAAACCGACTGCAATGATGAAACGCAGATACAATTGTAAATGTAAAAAATAAGAAGTCAGTCGCTAATTGAAATCGCGCTAGTTGAAatgcatatgcatatgcaACCCCATCAGCAGCACCCACCCTGTCATTGCAATGGGATCTCGACTAAGTTGTAATTAATTAATACAAAATGTACACCATTTACCATTTCGAGAGCGTGATCTGTAAgctaatgcaagccattataTCACTCGTACCCCACTCGTAACCACACTCCACTCATGTAccgatgtacatatgtaagtgTAAAGAGCAATTGTTAtgccgccccgccccgccccgtaTGCATCTATAGCGTTTTGCGTTCGCAGCGCATTTTGTGTAAATTCGGTAGCAGCCCAGAGTCATTTCTCTTAGATTACGAGATGTTTTCAGATGTGTAGAATTATCGCGCCAATCCGTTTTGTTCGTTTTCGTTCGTACTGTCGAATATCGAAAACTAAACacacatttatccattacaTGCTATAATACCGTATGGACCCTAGAGAAAGTATATGTATACCCATATACTAAACATACTTAATTCAAATGATTGTGAGTTAGTTTAATATTAcataaatattaattataaATTACATTATTTGCAATTTAACCAGATCACAAGCCTATAAGATATAAAAAAACCAATATTGTCAAGTTACTGCAAATTGAAATAAATCtttaaaaaacaatttattgttttatttattcacTGAAAGAATTTTTAGCGAgtttaaaacaaaaaccaaatgaaaaaaatataaaaaaattatGAGAGGTACAAAATAGGCGCTTTTCGACGAGAACCCATTTTTCCATGATCGTCAGGGTCCAGACTGTCGATCGGCATTGAAAAATAACAATGTAAAAAATCCAGAGTAGATTTGGGACCTTATCTGCTTGTGCCACAAATTTGTATTAAAGAGGATACCTCACAAATGTCTATGGTACTCACACACATACAATAAATATACACAAGCTTCTAGAGGAGGCTCTCCATAGTGTTTGGAGAAGTTCGCTTTGCCAAAAAAGGATCGGCACGCCTCTGCAACTGCTATTGAGTAGGTGGCATCCCTAGCAAGCGAAAAAAAACACTGCACTTTCTGCTCTGGTTCTCTTGTTGTTTCACAATGCAGTTTACTTTCCGTGGAGTAGTGGAGCGGCAACTCTACTTCCGCTTTTCCTCCTTTATTTCGGTGTATTCACAGCATATTAGTACACTTGGCACCTGTAAAGGTAATATGGCAACTATTTATGGGGCTTACTGGTTTTGCAGAGCAGACATAAAACACAAGTTGAAGAAACCCCCGAACGACTTAAGGACAATGATTGTCCATGAAATGGAGAATATGAATAAATAGAATTAATAGTTTTATAGTCATTGGTTACATTTAATTATTAAAATATGTGAAGCCAACTGAAAATCTCGATCGCCTAGAAGATTGGGACATTGAGTTGCCGCAGCAAAAAGA
This region of Drosophila miranda strain MSH22 chromosome 2, D.miranda_PacBio2.1, whole genome shotgun sequence genomic DNA includes:
- the LOC108155300 gene encoding serine/threonine-protein kinase Doa isoform X10, which codes for MYSSIVQAVNLSWQSLSQVLKELWKRLYSPRSPYLALSAPPLKPAGTTQFDQQKEEEMPRTRRRHHSRDRSSAGTRDKRRRLDTADHSPPMPEVPSPPRITKTHHTRSAAKRRRHELDAKNAIPIPKEPTFDDSISSRRRKERSKRSHRKSPATGRRQHQKYRYRDETSHSSSRRRHRDRPKDERDSGRSNNRQLSLAKTAKPVIQDDADGHLIYHTGDILHHRYKIMATLGEGTFGRVVKVKDMERDYCMALKIIKNVEKYREAAKLEINALEKIAQKDPHCDHLCVKMVDWFDYHGHMCIVFEMLGLSVFDFLRENNYEPYPLDQVRHMAYQLCYSVKFLHDNRLTHTDLKPENILFVDSDYSAHYNHKINREVRRVKNTDVRLIDFGSATFDHEHHSTIVSTRHYRAPEVILELGWSQPCDVWSIGCILFELYLGITLFQTHDNREHLAMMERILGQIPYRMARKTKTKYFYHGKLDWDEKSSAGRYVRDHCKPLFLCQLSDSEDHCELFGLIKKMLEYEPSSRITLGEALRHPFFDRLPPHQRVGEMSSKQPLSSGSSSRERSHSLSR
- the LOC108155300 gene encoding serine/threonine-protein kinase Doa isoform X11, yielding MLKRQRNHFDLVALCDMPVDRYAGDNWIVEEYFVDHTDDYLTAKPVIQDDADGHLIYHTGDILHHRYKIMATLGEGTFGRVVKVKDMERDYCMALKIIKNVEKYREAAKLEINALEKIAQKDPHCDHLCVKMVDWFDYHGHMCIVFEMLGLSVFDFLRENNYEPYPLDQVRHMAYQLCYSVKFLHDNRLTHTDLKPENILFVDSDYSAHYNHKINREVRRVKNTDVRLIDFGSATFDHEHHSTIVSTRHYRAPEVILELGWSQPCDVWSIGCILFELYLGITLFQTHDNREHLAMMERILGQIPYRMARKTKTKYFYHGKLDWDEKSSAGRYVRDHCKPLFLCQLSDSEDHCELFGLIKKMLEYEPSSRITLGEALRHPFFDRLPPHQRVGEMSSKQPLSSGSSSRERSHSLSR